From the genome of Pelomonas sp. SE-A7, one region includes:
- a CDS encoding polysaccharide deacetylase family protein: MRRCLAAVLALAHCGAFAASCDKPVYLTFDTGHMGVAPLVAELLKRYDAKATFFLANEPTQSGGKTLDEEWAPWWKARAAEGHDFGSHTWEHDTWLADLPDGRFRVRTAAGIEKPQVRELSAEQYCEGLRKPAQRFLAMTGKTMPPIFRPPAGKSSPALLAAAQACGFTAVLWSPAGFLGDELNSERYPNALLLERALRDIRPGDILMAHLGIWQRQDAWAPAVLEPLMKGLTAKGMCFAPLREHPRYAPLMQQQMQGRQP, translated from the coding sequence ATGCGCCGCTGCCTCGCGGCCGTGCTGGCGCTGGCGCATTGCGGGGCTTTCGCGGCCTCCTGCGACAAGCCTGTCTATCTGACCTTCGATACCGGCCACATGGGCGTGGCCCCGCTGGTGGCCGAGTTGCTGAAGCGCTACGACGCCAAGGCCACCTTCTTCCTGGCCAACGAGCCCACGCAGAGCGGTGGCAAGACGCTGGACGAGGAATGGGCACCCTGGTGGAAGGCGCGCGCCGCCGAGGGCCATGACTTCGGCTCCCACACCTGGGAGCACGACACCTGGCTGGCCGACCTGCCGGACGGCCGCTTCCGGGTCCGCACCGCGGCCGGCATAGAGAAGCCGCAGGTCCGCGAACTCAGCGCCGAGCAGTACTGCGAAGGCCTGCGCAAGCCGGCCCAGCGCTTCCTGGCCATGACCGGCAAGACCATGCCTCCCATCTTCCGGCCGCCGGCCGGCAAGAGTTCGCCGGCTCTGCTGGCCGCGGCCCAGGCCTGCGGCTTCACGGCCGTGCTTTGGAGCCCGGCCGGCTTCCTCGGCGACGAGCTGAACAGCGAGCGCTATCCGAATGCCCTGCTGCTGGAGCGGGCGCTGCGCGACATCCGGCCCGGCGATATCCTGATGGCCCACCTCGGGATCTGGCAGCGCCAGGACGCCTGGGCCCCCGCGGTGCTGGAGCCATTGATGAAGGGTCTGACCGCCAAGGGCATGTGCTTCGCGCCGCTGCGCGAACACCCGCGCTACGCACCGCTGATGCAGCAGCAGATGCAGGGGCGCCAGCCATGA
- a CDS encoding sterol desaturase family protein, whose product MIERFSDAFGQAQQWLFETAVQPLVFGMGLGARLEDAYDATGWLLVGLVQILVMLTLFKALEHWRPVEPVSDKAAIREDVVYTLIHRLGLFRLVMFFSLDPLFDGLAGEMRLAGVPTWQLDGLWPGVTDQPLASFLLYLVVFDFLMYWLHRAQHSFNWWWALHSLHHSQRQMTLWSDNRNHLLDSILIDAAFVLVARLIGVGPGQFVALVAVSQLMESLQHANLRLWFGPVLEQLLVSPRFHRRHHSIGIGHESAGKGTLGGHNFAVLFPLWDILFGTDDFTLQYDATGVRDQLPEEGGRDYGRGFWRQQWLGLKRMAGRG is encoded by the coding sequence ATGATCGAGCGCTTCAGCGATGCTTTCGGCCAGGCCCAGCAATGGCTGTTCGAGACCGCGGTGCAGCCGCTGGTCTTCGGAATGGGCCTGGGCGCCCGGCTGGAAGACGCCTACGACGCCACCGGCTGGCTGCTGGTCGGCCTGGTGCAGATCCTGGTGATGCTGACCCTGTTCAAGGCGCTGGAGCATTGGCGGCCGGTCGAGCCGGTCAGCGACAAGGCGGCGATCCGCGAGGACGTGGTCTACACGCTGATTCACCGCCTGGGCCTGTTCCGCCTGGTGATGTTTTTCAGCCTGGACCCGCTGTTCGACGGCCTGGCCGGCGAGATGCGCCTGGCCGGCGTGCCGACCTGGCAACTGGACGGCCTCTGGCCCGGCGTGACCGACCAGCCGCTGGCGAGCTTCCTGCTGTACCTGGTGGTGTTCGACTTCCTCATGTACTGGCTGCACCGCGCCCAGCACAGCTTCAACTGGTGGTGGGCCCTGCATTCCTTGCACCACAGCCAGCGCCAGATGACGCTGTGGAGCGACAACCGCAACCACCTGCTGGATTCGATCCTGATCGACGCGGCCTTCGTCCTGGTCGCCAGGCTGATAGGCGTGGGGCCGGGCCAGTTCGTGGCCCTGGTCGCGGTCTCGCAGCTGATGGAAAGCCTGCAGCATGCCAACCTGCGGCTGTGGTTCGGACCGGTGCTGGAGCAGCTGCTGGTGAGCCCGCGCTTCCATCGCCGCCATCATTCGATTGGCATAGGCCATGAGTCGGCCGGCAAGGGCACGCTGGGCGGCCACAATTTCGCCGTGCTGTTCCCGCTCTGGGACATCCTGTTCGGCACCGACGACTTCACGCTGCAATACGATGCCACCGGCGTGCGCGACCAGCTGCCCGAGGAGGGCGGACGCGACTATGGCCGCGGCTTCTGGCGCCAGCAATGGCTGGGCCTGAAGCGCATGGCGGGCCGGGGCTGA
- a CDS encoding acetyl-CoA C-acetyltransferase has translation MSSTDIVIVAAARTAIGKFGGTLAKTPAPELGATVIQELLRRARLEGGQIGEVILGQVLTAGSGQNPARQAVIKAGLPKEVPAMTINKVCGSGLKAVMLGAQAIRDGDSEIIIAGGQENMSLSPHVLQGSRDGQRMGDWKMVDSMIVDGLWDVYNQYHMGITAENVAKEFGISRAQQDELALGSQLKAAAAQEAGRFKDEIVPVVIPQKKGDPLSFEADEFINRKSTAEVLAGLRPAFDKAGSVTAGNASGLNDGAAGVVLMSAAKAASLGLTPLARIASYASAGLDPATMGMGPVPAARKALARAGWSAQDLDLLEINEAFAAQACAVHQQMGWDLSKVNVNGGAIALGHPIGASGCRVLVTLLHEMQRRGAKKGIASLCIGGGMGVALTVER, from the coding sequence ATGAGCAGCACCGACATCGTCATCGTCGCCGCGGCACGCACCGCCATCGGCAAGTTCGGCGGCACCCTCGCCAAGACCCCTGCGCCCGAACTGGGCGCCACCGTGATCCAGGAGCTGCTGCGTCGCGCCAGGCTCGAAGGCGGCCAGATCGGCGAGGTCATCCTCGGCCAGGTGCTGACCGCCGGCTCGGGACAGAACCCGGCCCGCCAAGCTGTCATCAAGGCCGGCCTGCCCAAGGAAGTGCCGGCCATGACCATCAACAAGGTCTGCGGCTCCGGCCTCAAGGCCGTGATGCTGGGCGCCCAGGCGATCCGCGACGGCGACAGCGAGATCATCATCGCCGGCGGCCAGGAGAACATGAGCCTCTCGCCCCATGTGCTGCAGGGCTCGCGCGACGGCCAGCGCATGGGCGACTGGAAGATGGTCGATTCGATGATCGTGGACGGCCTGTGGGACGTCTACAACCAGTACCACATGGGTATCACGGCCGAGAACGTGGCCAAGGAATTCGGCATCAGCCGCGCGCAGCAGGACGAGCTCGCCCTGGGTTCGCAGCTCAAGGCCGCCGCGGCCCAGGAAGCCGGCCGCTTCAAGGACGAGATCGTGCCGGTGGTGATCCCGCAGAAGAAGGGCGATCCGCTCAGCTTCGAGGCCGACGAGTTCATCAACCGCAAGAGCACGGCCGAGGTGCTGGCCGGCCTGCGTCCGGCCTTCGACAAGGCCGGCAGCGTGACCGCCGGCAATGCCTCGGGCCTGAACGACGGCGCGGCCGGCGTGGTGCTGATGAGCGCCGCCAAGGCCGCCAGCCTGGGCCTGACGCCGCTGGCCCGCATTGCCAGCTATGCCAGCGCCGGCCTGGACCCGGCCACCATGGGCATGGGCCCGGTGCCGGCGGCGCGCAAGGCGCTGGCCCGTGCCGGCTGGTCGGCCCAGGACCTGGACCTGCTGGAGATCAACGAAGCCTTTGCCGCACAGGCCTGCGCCGTGCACCAGCAGATGGGCTGGGACCTGAGCAAGGTCAACGTCAACGGCGGCGCCATCGCGCTGGGCCACCCGATCGGCGCCTCGGGCTGCCGTGTCCTGGTCACCCTGCTGCACGAGATGCAGCGCCGCGGCGCCAAGAAGGGCATTGCCTCGCTCTGCATCGGCGGCGGCATGGGTGTGGCGCTCACCGTCGAGCGCTGA
- a CDS encoding RDD family protein, whose product MSAAPPDEVRYAGFWLRLGASIIDSALLWLVLGPILLLFGRQADYEFIGTLASLKDQAIDLLVGAALALLCWLRFQGTPGKLLLGLRVVDAQSRQTLKLRQAILRYLGYLLAMLPLCLGFVWIAFDKRKQGWQDKLAGSVVIHAPMEKRRSRGRRRSSGSSGSGIRP is encoded by the coding sequence ATGAGCGCCGCCCCGCCCGACGAGGTCCGTTACGCCGGCTTCTGGCTGCGCCTCGGTGCCAGCATCATCGACTCGGCCCTGCTGTGGCTGGTGCTGGGCCCCATCCTGCTGCTGTTCGGGCGCCAGGCCGACTACGAATTCATCGGCACGCTGGCCAGCCTCAAGGACCAGGCCATCGACCTGCTGGTCGGCGCGGCCCTGGCCCTGCTCTGCTGGCTGCGCTTCCAGGGCACACCGGGCAAGCTGCTGCTGGGCCTGCGCGTGGTCGACGCCCAGAGCCGCCAGACCCTGAAGCTCCGCCAGGCGATCCTGCGCTACCTGGGCTACCTGCTCGCCATGCTGCCGCTGTGCCTGGGCTTTGTCTGGATCGCCTTCGACAAGCGCAAGCAGGGCTGGCAGGACAAGCTGGCCGGCAGCGTGGTGATCCATGCGCCCATGGAAAAACGGCGGAGCCGTGGGCGCCGCCGTTCGAGTGGAAGTTCAGGATCCGGAATTCGGCCCTGA
- the pgeF gene encoding peptidoglycan editing factor PgeF: MSGRGVSAAIHPDWLVPDWELPASWPQVRAFMTTRAGGVSQGRHASMNVGRAVEDDPAAVAANRAHVDEVLGAPAVFLHQIHGADVLELAPMHLQGERPKADASFSTIRGLGCAIQVADCLPVLFVAPGVVGGAHAGWRGLAAGVLENTVHEISRAAGCEASELRAWLGPCIGPQRFEVGAEVLVACGADPASPDPAFFTYRTNERGEDRWLANLPALARQRLQEAGLSHISGGRWCTLSEPSRFFSFRHEPLAGRMVGAITLV, from the coding sequence TTGTCCGGACGCGGAGTGAGCGCGGCCATCCATCCCGATTGGCTGGTCCCGGACTGGGAGCTGCCGGCGAGCTGGCCGCAGGTCCGCGCCTTCATGACGACTCGCGCTGGCGGCGTCAGCCAGGGCCGCCATGCCAGCATGAATGTGGGCCGCGCGGTCGAGGACGATCCGGCGGCCGTGGCCGCCAACCGGGCACATGTGGATGAAGTGCTGGGTGCGCCGGCGGTTTTCCTGCACCAGATCCACGGCGCCGATGTGCTTGAGCTGGCGCCCATGCACCTGCAAGGGGAACGCCCCAAGGCCGATGCCAGCTTCAGCACCATCCGGGGGCTGGGCTGCGCCATCCAGGTGGCCGATTGCCTGCCCGTGCTGTTCGTCGCGCCGGGCGTGGTCGGCGGTGCGCATGCCGGCTGGCGCGGCCTGGCCGCAGGCGTGCTGGAGAACACGGTGCACGAGATCAGCCGGGCGGCGGGCTGCGAAGCGAGCGAGCTGCGTGCCTGGCTCGGGCCCTGCATAGGGCCGCAGCGATTCGAGGTCGGGGCCGAGGTGCTGGTCGCCTGTGGTGCCGATCCGGCGTCGCCCGATCCCGCGTTCTTCACCTATCGCACCAATGAGCGCGGCGAAGACCGCTGGCTGGCCAACCTGCCGGCGCTGGCCCGCCAACGTCTGCAAGAGGCCGGCCTGAGCCACATCAGCGGCGGCCGCTGGTGCACGCTGAGCGAGCCCTCAAGGTTCTTTTCGTTCCGTCACGAGCCGCTCGCCGGCCGCATGGTCGGCGCCATCACCTTGGTCTGA
- a CDS encoding EI24 domain-containing protein — translation MSRLGDSFWRAVAYCLHPKVIGLSLLPLLLVVLFSGGFMYFFWEASVDGMRSTIEHWALVETLLRWLDALGANGFRSALAPLLVLALVLPVIVVLSLVMVAVCMTQAIVKLVAERRFPQLERKQGGKLWQGLAITAGATLLALGALLFSLPFWLIPPLALILPPLIWGWLSYKVFSFDVLAEHASVDERRTLLREHKMPLLAIGVITGYLGAAPALIWAAGMMAVVLAPLLIVATVWLYMLVFAFSTAWFAHYALAALQASRAAAMPPPSPVELQPLVPLA, via the coding sequence ATGAGCCGTCTGGGCGACTCGTTCTGGCGGGCGGTGGCCTACTGCCTGCATCCCAAGGTGATAGGCCTGTCGCTGCTGCCGCTGCTGCTGGTCGTGCTGTTCAGCGGCGGCTTCATGTACTTCTTCTGGGAAGCCTCGGTGGACGGCATGCGCTCGACCATAGAGCACTGGGCCCTGGTCGAGACCCTGCTGCGCTGGCTGGATGCGCTGGGCGCCAACGGCTTCCGCAGCGCGCTGGCGCCGCTGCTGGTGCTGGCCCTGGTGCTGCCGGTCATCGTGGTGCTTAGCCTGGTGATGGTGGCGGTGTGCATGACCCAGGCCATCGTCAAGCTGGTCGCCGAGCGCCGCTTTCCGCAACTGGAGCGCAAGCAGGGTGGCAAGCTCTGGCAGGGGCTGGCCATCACCGCCGGCGCGACGCTGCTGGCCCTCGGGGCCCTGCTGTTCAGCCTGCCGTTCTGGCTGATACCGCCGCTGGCCCTGATCCTGCCGCCGCTGATCTGGGGCTGGCTCAGCTACAAGGTGTTCAGCTTCGACGTGCTGGCCGAGCATGCCTCGGTAGACGAGCGCCGCACGCTGCTGCGCGAGCACAAGATGCCGCTGCTGGCGATAGGAGTGATCACCGGCTACCTGGGCGCTGCGCCGGCCCTGATCTGGGCCGCCGGCATGATGGCCGTGGTGCTGGCGCCGCTGCTGATCGTCGCCACGGTCTGGCTCTACATGCTGGTGTTCGCCTTCTCGACCGCCTGGTTTGCCCACTATGCCTTGGCCGCCCTGCAGGCCTCGCGGGCAGCGGCCATGCCGCCGCCATCACCCGTTGAATTGCAGCCGCTGGTGCCGCTGGCATGA
- a CDS encoding TIGR00266 family protein gives MAMDVVDYEIKGAEMQFVEVELDPGEAAIGEAGSMMFMDGGIAMDTIFGDGSAGQGGFLGKLLGAGKRLITGESLFTTVYTNQGTGKQRVAFAAPYPGKILPMDLKQLGGMLICQKDAFLCAARGVSLGIAFQRKLGVGFFGGEGFIMQKLEGDGLAFVHAGGTVVRRTLQPGQTLMVDTGCVVAYTPSMDFEIQYVGKIKTALFGGEGLFLAKLTGPGEVWLQSLPFSRLASRIFAAAPQTGGGGREEGSVLGGFAAGGLLGGLLGGDNE, from the coding sequence ATGGCAATGGACGTGGTCGACTACGAAATCAAGGGCGCCGAGATGCAGTTCGTCGAGGTGGAACTCGATCCCGGCGAGGCCGCGATCGGCGAGGCCGGCAGCATGATGTTCATGGACGGTGGCATCGCCATGGACACCATCTTCGGCGACGGCTCGGCCGGCCAGGGCGGCTTCCTGGGCAAGCTGCTGGGCGCCGGCAAGCGCCTGATCACCGGTGAATCGCTGTTCACCACGGTCTATACCAACCAGGGAACGGGCAAGCAGCGCGTGGCCTTCGCGGCTCCCTATCCCGGCAAGATCCTGCCCATGGACCTGAAGCAGCTCGGCGGCATGCTGATCTGCCAGAAGGATGCCTTCCTGTGCGCGGCCCGCGGCGTCTCGCTGGGCATCGCCTTCCAGCGCAAGCTGGGCGTGGGCTTCTTCGGCGGCGAGGGCTTCATCATGCAGAAGCTCGAGGGCGACGGCCTGGCCTTCGTCCATGCCGGAGGCACGGTGGTGCGCCGCACGCTGCAGCCGGGCCAGACCCTGATGGTGGACACCGGCTGCGTCGTGGCCTACACGCCCAGCATGGACTTCGAGATCCAGTACGTCGGCAAGATCAAGACCGCGCTGTTCGGCGGCGAGGGCCTGTTCCTGGCCAAGCTGACCGGTCCGGGCGAGGTCTGGCTGCAGAGCCTGCCGTTCTCGCGCCTGGCCTCGCGCATCTTTGCCGCTGCGCCGCAGACCGGCGGTGGCGGCCGCGAGGAAGGCTCGGTGCTCGGAGGCTTTGCCGCGGGCGGCCTGCTCGGCGGCCTGCTGGGCGGTGACAACGAGTAA
- a CDS encoding YncE family protein: protein MFSRLCVSAAAALALALPALAAAPHPIFVLNSLDADISVVDPVSFKQVKRIPTGKEPHHLYLTPDDKSMVVANALGDSLTFIDPRTAEVQRVVRGITDPYHLRFSPDMKWFVTAGNRLDHVALYRWQPQNPEQPLTLIKRIPAPKTPSHLFIDSKSTVVYASLQDSDELTAIDLNTQAVRWKIPVGKMPADIYLTPDDRHLMVALTGDKQVEVYDVSGATPKLAKRIVTGDGAHSFRSLGDKRHVLVSNRAANSISKIDLQSFTVVDTLPGPGGPDDMEILPDGKTLLVTSRWARKLTMIDMQTRKVVKQVKVGKSPHGVWTLDHVPRW, encoded by the coding sequence ATGTTCTCCCGCCTCTGCGTCAGCGCCGCTGCCGCGCTTGCCCTTGCGTTGCCGGCCCTGGCGGCCGCGCCTCACCCGATCTTCGTGCTGAACTCGCTGGACGCCGACATCAGCGTGGTCGACCCGGTCAGCTTCAAGCAGGTCAAGCGCATTCCCACCGGCAAGGAGCCGCACCACCTGTACCTGACGCCGGACGACAAGTCCATGGTGGTGGCCAATGCGCTGGGTGATTCGCTGACCTTCATCGACCCTCGCACGGCCGAGGTGCAGCGGGTGGTGCGCGGCATCACCGATCCCTATCACCTGCGCTTCTCGCCGGACATGAAGTGGTTCGTCACCGCCGGCAACCGCCTGGACCATGTGGCCCTGTACCGATGGCAGCCGCAGAACCCTGAGCAGCCGCTGACCCTGATCAAGCGCATCCCGGCGCCCAAGACGCCCAGCCATCTGTTCATAGACAGCAAGAGCACGGTGGTCTATGCCAGTCTGCAGGACAGCGACGAGCTGACCGCGATCGACCTGAACACCCAGGCGGTGCGCTGGAAGATCCCGGTCGGCAAGATGCCGGCCGACATCTACCTGACACCGGACGACAGGCATCTGATGGTGGCCCTGACCGGCGACAAGCAGGTCGAGGTCTATGACGTTTCGGGTGCGACGCCCAAGCTGGCCAAGCGCATCGTCACCGGCGACGGCGCGCACAGCTTCCGATCGCTGGGTGACAAGCGCCATGTGCTGGTCAGCAACCGCGCGGCGAACAGCATCAGCAAGATCGACCTGCAGAGCTTCACCGTGGTCGACACCTTGCCCGGCCCGGGCGGCCCGGACGACATGGAGATCCTGCCCGACGGCAAGACCCTGCTCGTGACCTCGCGCTGGGCGCGCAAGCTGACCATGATCGACATGCAGACCCGCAAGGTGGTCAAGCAGGTCAAGGTGGGCAAGTCACCGCACGGGGTCTGGACCCTGGACCACGTGCCGCGCTGGTGA
- the phbB gene encoding acetoacetyl-CoA reductase — translation MSKKVAYVTGGMGGIGTSMCQRLHKDGFKVIAGCGPSRDYDKWLSEQAALGYTFYASVGNVADWESTVAAFAKVKAEHGTVDVLVNNAGITRDGMFRKMTRADWDAVIDTNLNSMFNVTKQVIEDMLDKGWGRIINISSVNGEKGQFGQTNYSAAKAGMHGFTMALAQEVASKGVTVNTVSPGYIGTDMVKAVRPDVLEKIVASIPIKRLGTPEEIASVVAWLAGEESGFTTGADFSCNGGLHMG, via the coding sequence ATGAGCAAGAAAGTGGCCTACGTGACCGGCGGCATGGGCGGCATCGGCACCTCGATGTGCCAGCGTCTGCACAAGGACGGCTTCAAGGTGATCGCCGGCTGCGGCCCCAGCCGCGACTACGACAAGTGGCTGAGCGAGCAGGCCGCGCTGGGCTACACCTTCTACGCCTCGGTCGGCAACGTGGCCGATTGGGAATCGACGGTGGCGGCCTTCGCCAAGGTCAAGGCCGAGCACGGCACGGTGGACGTGCTGGTCAACAACGCCGGCATCACCCGTGACGGCATGTTCCGCAAGATGACCCGCGCCGACTGGGATGCGGTGATCGACACCAACCTGAACTCGATGTTCAACGTCACCAAGCAGGTGATTGAGGACATGCTGGACAAGGGCTGGGGCCGCATCATCAACATCTCCTCGGTCAACGGCGAGAAGGGCCAGTTCGGCCAGACCAACTACTCGGCCGCCAAGGCCGGCATGCACGGCTTCACCATGGCCCTGGCCCAGGAAGTGGCCAGCAAGGGCGTGACGGTGAATACCGTGAGCCCGGGCTATATCGGCACCGACATGGTCAAGGCCGTGCGCCCCGACGTGCTGGAAAAGATCGTCGCCTCGATCCCGATCAAGCGCCTGGGCACGCCCGAGGAAATCGCCTCGGTGGTGGCCTGGCTGGCAGGCGAGGAATCGGGCTTCACCACCGGCGCCGACTTCAGCTGCAACGGCGGCTTGCATATGGGGTGA
- a CDS encoding IclR family transcriptional regulator C-terminal domain-containing protein produces the protein MKVQEPPSSELPDRKPGDGYVQSFARGLAVIRTFDANAPRQTLTDVAKRCGLSRAGARRILLTLETLGYVKLDGRLFSLTPKTLDLGFAYLSSQPLWHLAEPTMQQLTAELQESCSAAVLDGDDIVYVLRVPARKIMSINLGLGSRLPAWCTSMGRVLLGALPRAELDARLEHLVITRNTAHTVVDVDQLRDRILQTRQQGWCLVNQELEEGLVSLAAPLRDRSGQVIAALNLGAQVNRLPPEALLSQGLPKLLAAAASISNLLALKTG, from the coding sequence ATGAAAGTGCAGGAGCCCCCGTCCTCCGAGCTGCCGGACCGCAAGCCGGGCGACGGCTATGTGCAGTCCTTCGCGCGCGGCCTGGCCGTGATCCGTACCTTCGACGCCAACGCGCCGCGCCAGACCCTGACCGATGTGGCCAAGCGCTGCGGACTCAGCCGCGCCGGCGCACGCCGCATCCTGCTGACGCTGGAAACCCTGGGCTATGTAAAGCTGGACGGCCGGCTGTTCTCGCTGACGCCCAAGACCCTGGACCTGGGCTTTGCCTACCTCAGCTCGCAACCGCTGTGGCACCTGGCCGAACCGACCATGCAGCAGCTGACCGCCGAGCTGCAGGAATCCTGCTCGGCCGCCGTGCTGGACGGCGACGACATCGTCTACGTGCTGCGCGTGCCGGCCCGCAAGATCATGAGCATCAACCTGGGCCTGGGCAGCCGGCTGCCGGCCTGGTGCACCTCGATGGGCCGCGTGCTGCTGGGCGCACTGCCGCGGGCCGAGCTGGATGCGCGGCTGGAGCACCTGGTGATCACGCGCAACACCGCCCATACCGTGGTCGATGTCGACCAGCTGCGCGACCGCATCCTGCAAACCCGCCAGCAGGGCTGGTGCCTGGTCAACCAGGAGCTCGAGGAAGGCCTGGTCTCGCTGGCCGCACCGCTGCGCGACCGCAGCGGACAGGTGATTGCCGCGCTCAACCTCGGCGCCCAGGTCAACCGCCTGCCGCCCGAGGCGCTGCTGAGCCAGGGCCTGCCCAAGCTGCTCGCGGCCGCGGCCAGCATTTCCAACCTGCTCGCGCTGAAGACTGGATGA
- the phaC gene encoding class I poly(R)-hydroxyalkanoic acid synthase, which translates to MAAMGETLKSLAGLQIPFEALQQAQQAYLQQATDLWNRSLQLSEAKPLGDRRFADTAWSSSPVGAFTAQLYLLNARTLMELAEQVQGDEKTRARIRFAVQQWVDAAAPSNYLALNPEAQALALKSKGESIAKGVQQLLGDIQRGHVSQTDESAFEVGRNVATTEGNVVFENELFQLIEYKPLTPQVHARPFLLVPPCINKFYILDLQPENSLIRYAVSQGHRVFVVSWRNPDAGCKAWTWDDYIEKAAIQAIRVVQEIGGSEQINTLGFCVGGTILATALGVLAARGEQPAASLTLLTTLIDFESNGILDIFIDEAMVELREQTIGAAAPTGPGLLMGKDLAATFSFLRPNDLVWNYVVGNYLKGEAPPPFDLLYWNGDSTNLPGPMYCWYLRHTYLQNELKLPGKLTVCGEKVDLGKIEAPVYIYGSREDHIVPWDAAYRSTQVFKGKKRFMLGASGHIAGVINPPAKGKRSHWVGKGASFPKKAQDWLDAAVEHPGSWWTDWAAWLASHAGPKKAAPKTPGNRTHKAIEPAPGRYVKQKA; encoded by the coding sequence ATGGCCGCCATGGGCGAGACGCTGAAGTCGCTGGCCGGACTGCAGATTCCGTTCGAGGCGCTTCAGCAGGCCCAGCAGGCCTACCTGCAGCAGGCGACCGACCTGTGGAACCGCAGCCTGCAGCTGTCCGAGGCCAAGCCGCTTGGCGACCGCCGCTTTGCCGACACGGCCTGGAGTTCCAGCCCGGTCGGTGCATTCACCGCGCAGCTGTATCTGCTGAACGCCCGCACCTTGATGGAGCTGGCCGAGCAGGTGCAAGGCGACGAGAAGACCCGCGCCCGCATCCGCTTCGCGGTCCAGCAATGGGTGGATGCCGCGGCGCCCAGCAACTACCTGGCGCTCAACCCCGAAGCCCAGGCGCTGGCGCTCAAGAGCAAGGGCGAGAGCATCGCCAAGGGCGTGCAGCAGCTGCTGGGCGACATCCAGCGAGGCCATGTCTCGCAGACCGACGAGAGCGCCTTCGAGGTCGGCCGCAACGTGGCCACGACCGAGGGCAACGTGGTGTTCGAGAACGAGCTGTTCCAGCTGATCGAATACAAGCCGCTGACGCCCCAGGTCCATGCGCGGCCCTTCCTGCTGGTGCCGCCCTGCATCAACAAGTTCTACATCCTGGACCTGCAGCCGGAGAACTCGCTGATCCGCTATGCGGTGAGCCAGGGCCATCGCGTCTTCGTGGTCAGCTGGCGCAACCCCGATGCCGGCTGCAAGGCCTGGACCTGGGACGACTACATAGAGAAGGCCGCGATCCAGGCGATCCGCGTGGTGCAGGAGATCGGCGGCAGCGAGCAGATCAATACGCTGGGTTTCTGTGTCGGCGGCACCATCCTGGCCACGGCCCTGGGCGTGCTGGCGGCGCGCGGCGAGCAGCCGGCCGCCAGTCTGACGCTGCTGACCACGCTGATCGACTTCGAGAGCAACGGCATCCTCGACATCTTCATCGACGAGGCCATGGTCGAGCTGCGCGAGCAGACCATAGGCGCCGCGGCGCCCACCGGCCCGGGTCTGCTGATGGGCAAGGACCTGGCGGCGACCTTCAGCTTCCTCAGGCCCAACGACCTGGTCTGGAACTACGTGGTCGGCAACTACCTCAAGGGCGAGGCACCGCCGCCGTTCGACCTGCTGTACTGGAACGGCGACTCGACCAATCTGCCGGGGCCCATGTACTGCTGGTACCTGCGCCACACCTATCTGCAGAACGAGTTGAAGCTGCCCGGCAAGCTGACCGTTTGCGGCGAGAAGGTGGACCTGGGCAAGATCGAGGCGCCGGTCTACATCTACGGCTCGCGCGAGGACCACATCGTGCCCTGGGACGCGGCCTACCGCTCGACCCAGGTGTTCAAGGGCAAGAAGCGCTTCATGCTGGGTGCTTCGGGCCATATCGCCGGCGTGATCAATCCGCCGGCCAAGGGCAAGCGCAGCCACTGGGTGGGCAAGGGGGCTAGCTTTCCCAAGAAAGCCCAGGACTGGCTGGACGCGGCCGTCGAGCATCCCGGCAGCTGGTGGACCGACTGGGCCGCCTGGCTGGCCTCTCACGCCGGCCCCAAGAAGGCCGCGCCCAAGACGCCGGGCAACCGGACGCACAAGGCCATCGAGCCCGCGCCCGGTCGTTACGTCAAACAGAAAGCCTGA